The Parabacteroides sp. AD58 genome includes a window with the following:
- a CDS encoding serpin family protein, whose product MKRVLFGMLLCLPFTACNDDVEEQSISPTMQPIDLNAIEKEMAAQQGDFSSVLSLEVYRQLGERTDNWLVSPFSLQCALAMLSNGANGETHDEILYTLGLSQYSQEEVNAYFKKLIEGLHTVNSAITVKTANSVWGNAGVPLKEDFQKMNIENYSAMVSQLDFSDPSAVDQINAWCNQTTEGLIPSILDEVNPTAIVYLLNSLYFKARWESEFAPEKTQEGNFITSSGTPVKSHFMQAKRMAAYVKNEWFTSTNLPYQNGSYVMRLILPQAGVGMDQVLQALSGPDGNLWKNVVLADINLKMPRFTLENKMDLIPALQALGMKKAFLGEADFSSMSDVATYISLVQQATRLKVDEEGSEGAAVTVIEGDLMSPLPEEEVDFFLDRPFLFQIIEPSTGTVLFMGQVGSPE is encoded by the coding sequence ATGAAGCGGGTTTTATTCGGAATGCTATTATGCTTGCCTTTTACGGCATGTAACGACGATGTGGAAGAACAATCCATTTCCCCTACCATGCAACCCATTGATTTGAATGCGATTGAAAAAGAAATGGCAGCCCAACAAGGTGATTTTTCCTCGGTTCTTTCTCTCGAGGTGTATCGGCAATTGGGTGAGAGAACGGATAACTGGTTGGTTTCACCTTTTAGTCTGCAATGTGCGTTAGCTATGTTATCGAATGGTGCGAATGGGGAAACACACGATGAGATTTTGTACACATTGGGCTTGTCCCAATATTCCCAAGAAGAAGTAAATGCATATTTCAAGAAACTGATTGAAGGACTGCATACTGTAAACTCAGCTATCACGGTTAAGACGGCCAATTCGGTTTGGGGCAATGCCGGAGTTCCCCTCAAAGAGGATTTCCAAAAGATGAATATAGAGAACTATTCCGCAATGGTTTCACAACTCGACTTCTCCGATCCTTCAGCTGTTGATCAAATCAACGCTTGGTGCAACCAAACCACAGAAGGCTTGATCCCGTCCATCTTGGATGAGGTGAATCCGACCGCCATAGTGTATCTGTTGAATTCCTTGTACTTCAAGGCTCGGTGGGAATCGGAGTTTGCCCCGGAAAAGACACAGGAAGGTAATTTTATTACTTCTTCAGGAACACCAGTGAAATCTCATTTTATGCAAGCTAAACGGATGGCGGCTTATGTGAAAAACGAATGGTTCACAAGCACGAATCTTCCTTATCAGAACGGTTCGTATGTTATGCGATTGATTTTACCTCAGGCCGGAGTTGGCATGGATCAAGTCTTGCAAGCCTTGTCTGGACCGGACGGGAATCTATGGAAAAATGTAGTCTTAGCAGATATTAACTTGAAGATGCCTCGCTTCACCCTCGAGAACAAAATGGATTTAATACCTGCTTTGCAGGCCTTAGGCATGAAAAAGGCGTTTTTAGGCGAAGCCGATTTCTCGTCCATGTCTGATGTCGCCACGTATATTTCCCTTGTGCAGCAGGCCACTCGCTTGAAAGTGGATGAAGAAGGTTCGGAAGGTGCCGCAGTAACCGTGATAGAAGGAGATTTAATGAGTCCCTTGCCCGAAGAAGAGGTGGATTTTTTCTTAGATCGTCCGTTCTTGTTCCAAATCATAGAACCATCTACTGGTACCGTTCTGTTTATGGGGCAAGTCGGCTCACCAGAATAA
- a CDS encoding M23 family metallopeptidase has product MKWNKRKRNTNKLSFWKRIRFKYKLSFINENTLEEVWSFRLSQLSVFISLGVFAFSLVAFTALIIIMTPIRNYLPGYLDVEVRKEIVQNALRADSLGRMIEIQNLYLKNVTGIISGTIELDSIREIDSLARIDADFEIPRGPEEEEYVKNFEQEEKYNLAVLNTNPLPVDGLFFYKPVNGMISSYYQADIHHFGVDIAAAPKESVLATLDGTVMYAGYDPNQGNVIQLQHKNGFVSVYKHNELLLKEPGEQVVAGEAIALVGNTGKLSTGPHLHFELWYNGKPVNPEDFIVF; this is encoded by the coding sequence ATGAAGTGGAATAAACGCAAACGAAATACGAATAAATTATCTTTTTGGAAACGGATCCGTTTTAAGTACAAGCTTTCGTTTATCAATGAGAATACTTTGGAGGAAGTCTGGTCGTTCCGGTTATCTCAGTTGTCGGTATTTATATCCTTGGGAGTATTTGCCTTTTCCCTGGTTGCGTTTACGGCTTTGATTATTATTATGACGCCCATTCGAAATTACCTGCCCGGTTATCTGGATGTTGAAGTCCGTAAGGAAATTGTTCAGAATGCGTTGCGTGCGGATTCATTGGGACGGATGATCGAGATCCAGAATTTATATCTGAAGAATGTAACGGGCATCATCAGTGGTACCATTGAACTTGACTCTATTCGGGAGATCGATTCGTTGGCCCGGATTGATGCAGATTTTGAGATTCCACGGGGCCCGGAAGAAGAAGAATATGTAAAGAATTTTGAGCAGGAAGAGAAATATAACTTAGCTGTTCTGAATACAAACCCGTTGCCTGTTGATGGATTATTCTTTTATAAGCCGGTGAATGGTATGATCTCCTCGTATTATCAGGCTGACATACATCATTTTGGAGTGGATATTGCTGCTGCTCCCAAAGAAAGTGTATTGGCTACTTTAGACGGGACGGTGATGTACGCCGGTTATGATCCGAACCAGGGAAATGTTATTCAGTTGCAGCATAAGAATGGATTTGTTTCTGTATATAAGCATAATGAATTGCTGTTGAAAGAACCAGGAGAACAGGTGGTGGCAGGCGAAGCCATTGCGTTGGTGGGTAATACTGGGAAATTATCAACAGGTCCTCATTTGCATTTTGAGTTATGGTATAATGGAAAGCCGGTTAATCCGGAAGATTTCATTGTTTTTTAG
- a CDS encoding methylated-DNA--[protein]-cysteine S-methyltransferase → MKDSVIIQIKEISPHEFPVYCQELTITYGCAESPFGKVLIAYVPDGICYLSFVDNDLEEQLMELEKCWKGALLIPETNKHTQSLLAILQETSTNTPPLSVCLYGTDFQRKVWKALLQIHKGETTSYTQIAQIIGRPKAVRAVASAIAKNPVSWIIPCHRILHKDGSLSGYRWDAKRKQQLLEWEKNK, encoded by the coding sequence ATGAAAGACTCTGTCATTATTCAGATAAAAGAAATCTCACCTCATGAATTTCCTGTTTACTGTCAAGAATTAACCATCACTTATGGATGTGCAGAATCTCCGTTTGGCAAAGTATTAATAGCATACGTACCTGACGGCATTTGTTATCTTTCTTTTGTTGATAACGACCTTGAAGAACAATTGATGGAGTTAGAAAAATGCTGGAAAGGAGCATTATTGATTCCTGAAACCAACAAGCATACTCAATCATTATTAGCTATACTACAAGAAACGAGCACAAATACACCACCACTTTCTGTCTGCTTGTATGGAACAGACTTCCAACGAAAAGTTTGGAAAGCCCTTTTACAGATACATAAGGGAGAAACAACTTCGTACACACAAATCGCACAAATTATCGGACGCCCTAAAGCTGTACGGGCAGTTGCCTCTGCTATTGCTAAAAATCCTGTCAGCTGGATTATCCCCTGCCACCGTATCCTACACAAAGACGGCAGTTTGAGTGGTTATCGATGGGATGCAAAACGTAAACAACAACTCTTGGAATGGGAGAAAAACAAGTAA
- a CDS encoding class I SAM-dependent methyltransferase, translated as MNLTSEEKQFIRDHASDDANRLLLGAKKYPQLDVPFLVDQILSRRQIREKLPSWYANEELVFPAKIAAEQCSSERTALYKQRLVSSSDKLCDLTGGLGIDSYFFSRKVRRLTYIERFPVYCEAARHNFQVLGADNITVQNENSVDIVSDLPEVDVFYLDPARRGEGNKRVFALSDCEPDLPRLLPLLLQKAPRVIAKLSPMADLQQTESLLPGTVAIHVLSVRNECKELLFDIRREATVPNSPVYCVDFTATGTEHSFTFTAEEERNAPLALATQVSTYLYEPNASILKAGAFKSVAQQYGLEKLHVSSHLYTSDTLVAGFPGRTFRVEKVIPFSNKVCKSITKEMPQANITVRNFPMSVDELRKKTKIQEGGDVYLFATTLSDGGKVLVVCRKVSNI; from the coding sequence ATGAATCTGACCTCCGAAGAAAAGCAATTTATCCGTGATCATGCTTCCGATGATGCGAACCGGTTATTATTGGGAGCGAAGAAATATCCACAGCTGGATGTTCCTTTTCTAGTAGATCAGATTCTTTCTCGTCGGCAGATTCGGGAAAAATTACCTTCGTGGTATGCCAACGAAGAATTGGTTTTTCCCGCCAAGATTGCCGCTGAGCAATGTTCGTCTGAACGGACAGCCTTGTATAAACAGCGTTTGGTGTCTTCATCAGATAAGCTTTGTGATTTGACGGGCGGTTTGGGAATTGACAGTTATTTCTTCTCCCGAAAGGTTCGTCGGTTGACTTATATCGAGCGTTTTCCGGTTTATTGTGAGGCTGCCCGTCATAATTTTCAGGTATTAGGTGCGGATAATATTACGGTGCAGAATGAAAATTCGGTTGATATTGTTTCCGATTTGCCTGAAGTGGATGTGTTTTATTTAGATCCGGCACGGCGGGGTGAAGGCAACAAACGCGTCTTTGCCTTGTCGGATTGCGAACCGGATCTGCCTCGCTTACTTCCCTTATTGTTGCAGAAAGCTCCGCGCGTCATAGCCAAATTGTCGCCGATGGCAGACCTGCAACAGACTGAATCTTTATTGCCGGGCACAGTTGCTATTCATGTCTTGTCTGTCCGGAATGAATGTAAAGAATTGCTTTTTGATATCCGTCGGGAAGCGACCGTTCCTAACTCTCCGGTTTACTGTGTGGACTTTACGGCCACGGGAACAGAACACTCTTTTACTTTTACGGCTGAAGAAGAACGGAATGCTCCGTTGGCTTTGGCAACTCAAGTAAGTACTTATCTCTACGAACCGAATGCTTCTATTTTAAAAGCCGGTGCTTTTAAATCAGTTGCCCAGCAGTATGGTTTGGAGAAACTACACGTTAGCAGCCATCTTTATACTTCCGATACTCTTGTTGCCGGTTTTCCCGGCCGTACGTTCCGGGTTGAGAAAGTCATTCCTTTCTCCAATAAAGTCTGTAAATCGATTACTAAGGAAATGCCACAAGCCAATATCACCGTCCGTAATTTCCCCATGTCGGTCGATGAACTCCGGAAGAAGACCAAGATTCAGGAAGGTGGTGATGTTTATCTTTTTGCCACGACCTTGTCGGATGGAGGGAAAGTGTTGGTGGTTTGTCGGAAAGTCAGTAATATTTAA
- a CDS encoding type I phosphomannose isomerase catalytic subunit, translating into MLYPLTFKPILKKVIWGGSDICPFKGITPVQEGIGESWELSHVDGDYSIVAEGELADKSLDELIKTYGKELLGEHVMERFGTRFPLLIKFIDARDNLSIQVHPNDELAKARHNSFGKTEMWYVIKARENAFLYSGFSQQIDANEYVKRVQENTIMDVLKRYDVQEGDVFFLPAGRVHAIGAGCFIAEIQQTSNITYRIYDYNRKDKNGNTRELHTELAKDAIDYTLYPDYKTHYKAHSNATVNLADCKYFTTNLIDMDATMTRNFEELDSFVVYICMDGKAVITDDNGYEIHVHQGQTVLIPACTKSVTIAPAPQAKFLESYIK; encoded by the coding sequence ATGTTGTATCCATTAACATTTAAACCCATCCTGAAAAAAGTCATTTGGGGTGGTTCAGACATTTGCCCGTTTAAGGGCATCACTCCTGTCCAAGAAGGAATCGGAGAAAGTTGGGAATTATCTCATGTAGACGGAGATTATTCTATTGTAGCGGAAGGTGAATTAGCAGACAAGTCTCTTGACGAACTAATTAAAACATACGGCAAGGAATTATTAGGTGAACACGTTATGGAACGCTTTGGCACACGTTTCCCTTTGTTGATCAAGTTTATCGATGCGCGTGATAATCTGTCCATACAAGTACATCCTAATGATGAACTGGCTAAAGCCCGCCACAATTCTTTTGGTAAAACAGAAATGTGGTATGTGATTAAAGCCAGAGAAAACGCTTTTTTATATTCAGGTTTTTCTCAGCAGATAGATGCGAATGAATATGTTAAACGCGTTCAGGAAAATACCATCATGGATGTGTTGAAACGTTACGATGTGCAAGAAGGAGATGTATTTTTCTTGCCAGCTGGACGTGTCCATGCAATTGGAGCTGGCTGCTTTATTGCAGAAATCCAGCAGACAAGTAACATTACTTACCGTATTTATGACTACAACCGGAAAGACAAGAACGGTAATACCCGTGAATTGCATACCGAATTAGCCAAAGATGCCATCGACTATACTTTGTATCCAGATTATAAAACTCATTACAAGGCTCATTCGAACGCGACAGTTAATTTGGCAGACTGCAAATACTTTACAACCAACTTAATCGACATGGATGCTACCATGACTCGTAATTTTGAGGAGTTGGATTCGTTTGTTGTATACATCTGTATGGATGGAAAAGCAGTAATTACAGATGATAATGGTTATGAAATTCACGTACATCAAGGTCAGACCGTATTAATTCCAGCATGCACTAAATCAGTGACTATCGCACCTGCTCCACAGGCTAAATTCCTGGAATCATATATCAAATAA
- the rimM gene encoding ribosome maturation factor RimM (Essential for efficient processing of 16S rRNA) codes for MIKSEEVFKIGQFTKPHGIKGEITLVTDCDVFDDTDDPYIICDMDGILVPFFLEDYRYKTQSTMLLKLEGVDTEEAAREFSNRDVYYPLDLVDEDELLGDMTWDNFIGFTVIDEKAGKLGEISDVDESTVNVLLQINYQGKELLLPAAEELVKHIDFDKRELFVALPEGLLDL; via the coding sequence ATGATTAAGTCAGAAGAAGTTTTTAAGATAGGGCAATTTACCAAACCACATGGAATCAAAGGCGAGATTACTTTGGTGACGGATTGTGATGTGTTTGATGATACAGACGATCCGTATATTATATGTGACATGGATGGGATTCTGGTTCCCTTTTTCCTGGAAGATTACCGGTATAAGACGCAGTCTACTATGTTGTTGAAACTGGAAGGAGTCGATACGGAAGAAGCTGCTCGAGAATTTTCGAACCGGGATGTCTATTATCCGTTGGATCTGGTAGATGAAGATGAATTGCTGGGCGATATGACCTGGGATAATTTTATTGGTTTTACGGTGATTGATGAAAAAGCCGGCAAGTTGGGGGAAATCTCTGATGTGGATGAATCGACGGTCAATGTCTTGTTGCAAATCAATTACCAGGGTAAAGAGCTGTTGTTGCCGGCAGCCGAAGAGCTGGTAAAGCATATTGATTTTGACAAGCGCGAATTGTTTGTCGCATTGCCGGAAGGTTTGCTGGATTTGTAA
- a CDS encoding putative transporter: protein MNWIQDTFLQPTMIQTVAVICIVCAIGVYLGKLKYKGVSLGITFVFFTGILVSHFGVVVNSDMLSFAQNFGLILFVYTLGLQVGPGFFSSLKKGGVMLNSAGLAVIFIGLIMTVVLHYVTGISVSDMMGLLCGAANNTPSLGAAQEAMLQINTVDEKSITDMALACAVAYPMGVIGMILAIIVLKALFQNKKKETNAEIGQTQTYVAEFQVCNPAIYHKSIKDIMTLTEKHFVISRVWRNGKVSIPTSDTTLEEGDHLLIISVKADVDNIKVLFGEQENVDWNKPDIDWNAIDSQLISRRIVVTRNRINGVRLGSLRLRNLYGINITRVNRAGIDLLASPDLHLQIGDRLTIVGEANAVNNVSKILGDQLKRLREPNLLAIFVGLTLGVVIGSIPLAIPGMNTPIKLGVAGGPIIVGILMGAFGPRIHLTTYTTQSANLMMRQFGITIYLAGLGISSGQHFFETVFRTEGLLWLGLGFALAIIPVLLIGLIMARFFQVDYAKNVGMLCGCMTNPIALDYANTTVDNDEPSVAYATVYPLSTFMRIITAQLIIMLFQ from the coding sequence ATGAATTGGATACAAGATACATTTCTCCAGCCCACGATGATACAGACTGTGGCTGTTATTTGCATAGTTTGCGCCATCGGTGTCTATTTGGGAAAACTTAAATACAAAGGCGTTTCTTTAGGCATTACATTCGTTTTCTTCACAGGCATTTTAGTCAGTCATTTCGGAGTAGTTGTCAATAGCGACATGCTGTCATTTGCACAGAACTTCGGTTTGATTTTATTTGTATACACATTAGGATTACAAGTCGGTCCAGGCTTTTTCTCATCACTAAAGAAAGGAGGAGTCATGCTTAACTCTGCAGGTCTTGCGGTTATCTTCATCGGATTGATCATGACTGTCGTACTTCATTACGTCACAGGAATATCTGTTTCCGATATGATGGGACTTCTCTGTGGCGCAGCCAACAATACACCTTCGCTTGGTGCAGCACAAGAAGCTATGCTGCAGATCAACACAGTTGATGAAAAAAGCATTACGGACATGGCTTTAGCTTGTGCTGTAGCCTATCCTATGGGAGTTATCGGGATGATTTTAGCCATCATCGTATTAAAAGCCCTGTTTCAGAATAAGAAAAAAGAAACTAATGCAGAGATAGGACAAACACAAACCTACGTAGCTGAATTTCAAGTATGCAATCCAGCCATTTACCATAAGAGTATAAAAGACATCATGACGCTGACGGAAAAGCATTTTGTCATATCACGTGTCTGGAGGAACGGGAAAGTAAGTATTCCGACTTCTGATACGACATTAGAAGAAGGGGATCATCTGCTGATTATTTCCGTCAAGGCAGATGTAGATAATATCAAGGTTCTGTTTGGAGAACAGGAAAACGTCGATTGGAACAAACCAGATATCGACTGGAATGCCATCGACAGCCAGCTGATTTCCCGCCGTATCGTTGTAACCCGCAATCGTATTAACGGAGTGCGCCTGGGTTCTCTTCGCTTACGCAATCTCTACGGCATCAACATCACACGAGTGAATCGTGCCGGTATCGACTTATTAGCTTCGCCAGACCTGCACCTGCAGATCGGTGACCGCCTTACTATCGTAGGTGAAGCCAATGCCGTCAACAACGTAAGTAAAATCTTAGGAGATCAACTCAAACGCTTACGCGAGCCTAACTTGTTGGCGATTTTCGTAGGATTGACTCTTGGTGTGGTTATCGGTTCTATTCCACTGGCCATTCCGGGAATGAATACACCTATTAAATTAGGCGTGGCCGGCGGCCCAATTATTGTAGGTATTTTAATGGGAGCTTTTGGCCCACGTATTCACCTGACAACTTACACGACTCAAAGTGCGAATCTGATGATGCGCCAGTTCGGTATCACCATCTACTTAGCAGGACTGGGAATCAGCTCCGGTCAGCATTTCTTTGAAACTGTCTTCCGTACGGAAGGGCTGTTGTGGTTGGGTTTAGGATTTGCCCTCGCCATCATTCCGGTATTACTTATTGGCTTGATAATGGCTCGTTTCTTCCAAGTAGATTATGCCAAGAACGTCGGAATGCTCTGTGGTTGTATGACGAACCCGATCGCCCTCGATTATGCCAACACAACCGTTGATAACGATGAGCCTTCGGTTGCCTATGCCACCGTTTATCCGCTTTCTACTTTTATGCGTATCATCACAGCTCAACTTATCATTATGTTGTTTCAGTGA
- the rseP gene encoding RIP metalloprotease RseP, translating into METFLIKAIQFMLSLSLLVLIHEFGHFIFARIFKVRVEKFYLFFDPWFSLFKFKPKNSETEYGVGWLPLGGYCKISGMIDESMDKEAMAQPPKPYEFRSKPAGQRLLIMVGGVLFNFLLALFIYSMILFTWGDTYMPLKNMKMGMDYSETFKNVGFKDGDILLKADTLTLDRFGEDCLRSVVEAQNVTVLRNGVETVIPIPEDMMQRLLRDKKGFAALRFPMVIKEVPEPNAPAALAGMQAGDSIVSVNGQATPTFSEVATCLADNKNQEIAVGFYRNGTLDTLTMQVDSLGKIGVAVKAPAELFGLVTVKYGFFESFPAGIAKGFRTLKGYTSDMKYVFTKEGASSIGGFGSIGGLFPSTWDWELFWERTAWLSVILAFMNILPIPALDGGHVLFLLYEVITRRKPSDKFLEYAQMTGMFLLFALLLYANGNDIIRYFFQ; encoded by the coding sequence ATGGAAACATTTTTGATTAAAGCCATCCAGTTCATGTTAAGCCTTTCTTTGTTGGTTTTAATACATGAATTCGGACACTTTATTTTTGCTCGTATCTTCAAAGTACGAGTAGAGAAATTTTACCTTTTCTTTGACCCGTGGTTTTCTTTGTTCAAATTCAAGCCGAAAAACAGTGAAACGGAATATGGAGTAGGGTGGTTGCCTTTAGGAGGTTATTGTAAGATCTCCGGTATGATTGATGAGAGTATGGATAAAGAAGCCATGGCTCAGCCCCCGAAACCGTATGAGTTCCGTTCAAAACCGGCAGGACAACGTCTGTTGATTATGGTGGGAGGTGTGTTGTTTAACTTTCTGCTGGCTCTTTTCATTTATTCCATGATCCTGTTTACATGGGGCGATACGTATATGCCGCTCAAGAATATGAAAATGGGTATGGATTATAGTGAAACCTTCAAGAACGTGGGCTTCAAGGATGGTGATATTCTCTTAAAAGCAGATACACTGACCTTAGACCGTTTTGGTGAAGATTGCTTGCGCAGTGTGGTGGAAGCTCAGAACGTGACGGTTTTACGTAATGGCGTAGAAACCGTCATTCCGATTCCGGAAGATATGATGCAACGATTGTTACGTGACAAGAAAGGCTTTGCTGCTCTTCGTTTCCCAATGGTGATAAAAGAAGTACCCGAACCCAATGCGCCGGCAGCTCTTGCTGGTATGCAGGCTGGAGATAGCATCGTTTCGGTTAATGGGCAGGCTACTCCGACGTTCTCGGAGGTGGCTACTTGTTTGGCTGATAATAAGAATCAGGAGATTGCCGTTGGCTTTTATCGGAATGGTACGTTGGATACATTGACAATGCAAGTCGATTCATTGGGAAAAATAGGGGTAGCTGTGAAAGCTCCGGCTGAATTGTTTGGTCTGGTAACAGTTAAATATGGCTTCTTTGAATCATTCCCGGCCGGAATTGCGAAAGGATTCCGAACCCTGAAAGGTTATACCAGTGATATGAAGTATGTCTTTACCAAAGAAGGTGCTTCTAGTATCGGTGGTTTTGGCTCGATTGGTGGATTGTTCCCTTCTACTTGGGATTGGGAATTGTTCTGGGAACGTACAGCCTGGTTGTCTGTCATCTTGGCCTTCATGAATATCTTGCCAATCCCGGCGTTGGACGGTGGTCATGTGCTGTTTTTGCTTTACGAAGTGATTACTCGTCGGAAACCGAGCGATAAGTTCTTGGAATATGCGCAGATGACAGGTATGTTCCTCTTGTTCGCCCTGTTACTTTATGCGAACGGAAACGATATTATCCGATACTTCTTTCAATAG
- a CDS encoding 1-deoxy-D-xylulose-5-phosphate reductoisomerase — translation MKRQLAILGSTGSIGTQALEVISEHPDRFEVYALTANNQVDLLINQARKFMPEVVVIANERKYPELKEALEDLPIKVWAGSDAIAQVVQAKPIDMVLTAMVGYAGLKPTIAAIKAGKAIALANKETLVVAGELITALAAEYKVPILPVDSEHSAIFQCLNGTYDNPVEKLLLTASGGPFRQKTMEELALVKKEQALKHPNWHMGAKITIDSASMMNKGFEMIEAKWLFGVAPEQIQIIVHPQSVIHSMVQFEDGAVIAQLGIPDMKLPIAYAFSYPERMKSHEPRLDFYQYASLTFEEPDMKRFRNLAYAFEAVKQGGNMPCILNAANEVVVAAFLQDRIGFLQMSDVIEQTMAKASFIQRPTYEDYVQTDKEARRIAAQLF, via the coding sequence ATGAAACGACAATTAGCTATATTAGGTTCAACAGGTTCGATTGGGACACAGGCGCTTGAGGTAATTAGTGAACATCCTGATCGTTTCGAAGTCTATGCATTGACAGCCAATAACCAGGTGGACCTTTTGATCAATCAGGCACGTAAATTCATGCCGGAAGTGGTGGTAATCGCCAACGAACGAAAATATCCGGAGCTGAAAGAGGCTCTGGAAGACTTGCCTATCAAAGTCTGGGCCGGATCGGATGCTATTGCGCAGGTGGTTCAGGCAAAACCGATTGATATGGTATTGACTGCCATGGTGGGATATGCCGGGTTGAAACCGACCATAGCCGCTATTAAGGCTGGAAAGGCCATCGCATTGGCGAATAAAGAGACATTAGTGGTTGCCGGAGAGTTGATTACTGCTCTGGCAGCTGAATATAAGGTACCTATCTTGCCGGTTGATTCAGAACATTCTGCAATCTTCCAGTGTTTGAATGGTACGTATGATAATCCGGTTGAGAAATTGTTGCTGACTGCTTCGGGTGGACCTTTCCGCCAAAAGACGATGGAAGAGTTGGCTTTGGTGAAGAAGGAACAGGCATTAAAGCATCCGAACTGGCACATGGGTGCCAAGATTACCATCGATTCGGCTTCGATGATGAACAAAGGCTTTGAGATGATTGAGGCCAAGTGGTTGTTTGGTGTTGCTCCCGAACAGATTCAGATTATTGTTCATCCGCAATCCGTGATTCATTCCATGGTACAGTTTGAAGATGGTGCCGTGATTGCCCAGTTAGGTATTCCGGATATGAAACTCCCGATTGCGTATGCATTCTCTTATCCGGAACGGATGAAGAGTCATGAACCTCGACTGGATTTCTACCAGTATGCATCTCTGACGTTTGAAGAACCGGATATGAAGCGGTTCCGTAACTTGGCGTATGCTTTTGAAGCTGTTAAGCAGGGAGGTAATATGCCTTGTATCCTGAATGCTGCCAATGAAGTAGTCGTAGCTGCCTTCCTGCAAGACCGGATCGGCTTCTTGCAGATGAGTGATGTCATTGAACAGACGATGGCAAAAGCATCGTTTATCCAGCGTCCGACTTATGAAGATTATGTGCAGACAGATAAAGAGGCACGGCGGATTGCCGCTCAGTTATTTTGA